In the Butyrivibrio fibrisolvens genome, one interval contains:
- a CDS encoding DMT family transporter, with product MSDQSTHNNSAPTRKELRLAILHILLAALGFAFMTFFIRISGDLPTMEKAFFRNFVALFIAIYTLFKKKVSFKVVESAKLSMFLRCFFGTTGLIANFWAIDHLGIADANMLNKLSPFFAIIMSYFIMKEIPNKVDWLCVILAFTGALFIIKPGLGFASFPALVGLYGGFGAGTAYAYVHKMGKLGQPGPAIVFYFSLFSCLLTLPFMIVQWVPMAPWQLGCLIMAGISAAVGQFNITAAYQLAPAKSISVFDYTQVIFAAILGFLFLSEVPDVLSFIGYAVIILAAVFKWEYNRRKSD from the coding sequence ATGTCAGATCAGTCCACACATAATAATTCAGCTCCTACCAGAAAAGAGCTTAGATTAGCTATTTTACATATTCTCTTAGCTGCGCTTGGTTTTGCCTTTATGACCTTTTTTATAAGGATATCAGGTGACCTTCCGACTATGGAAAAAGCTTTTTTCCGTAACTTTGTTGCTCTTTTTATAGCTATATATACATTATTTAAAAAGAAGGTGTCTTTTAAAGTCGTAGAAAGCGCTAAGCTTTCAATGTTCCTTAGATGCTTTTTCGGGACAACAGGGCTCATTGCAAACTTCTGGGCTATCGATCACCTTGGGATTGCAGATGCTAACATGCTCAACAAGCTTTCACCATTTTTCGCGATCATTATGTCCTATTTTATTATGAAAGAAATACCTAATAAAGTTGACTGGTTATGTGTAATACTCGCATTTACAGGGGCACTTTTCATAATTAAGCCGGGGCTTGGATTCGCTTCGTTTCCTGCTCTCGTTGGTCTTTATGGCGGATTCGGTGCAGGTACAGCTTATGCATATGTTCATAAGATGGGAAAGCTTGGACAGCCGGGACCTGCGATAGTGTTTTACTTTTCGCTTTTTTCCTGCCTTCTTACTCTTCCATTCATGATAGTTCAATGGGTACCTATGGCCCCATGGCAGCTTGGATGCCTTATAATGGCTGGTATATCTGCAGCGGTTGGTCAGTTCAATATTACAGCAGCCTATCAGCTTGCTCCTGCTAAATCAATTTCTGTCTTTGATTATACACAGGTTATCTTTGCAGCAATCCTTGGATTCTTATTCCTTAGTGAGGTTCCGGACGTTCTTAGCTTCATCGGATATGCGGTGATCATTCTGGCTGCAGTTTTTAAATGGGAATATAATAGAAGAAAGTCAGATTAA
- a CDS encoding Wzz/FepE/Etk N-terminal domain-containing protein translates to MNNTDFIQLEEDDEIDFAELFFVLKKNIIAIALCAIIGATAAFAYTINFMTPIYTSSSMIYIFSKTTSITTAADLQLGSQLTVDFEILGTSRPVLEKVIMNLGLDTTYEDLLHIVDIENPKDSRIIKITVENPDPDLAADIANEIADVLADRVAQVIDTDKPSSVEDAVPAKLPSKPSTKKNTAMGFMAGLLLAAGVVLVRYYSDNTIKDEDDVRKYLGLGTFASFPLEDSIAKDKGIINKKRKHKS, encoded by the coding sequence ATGAATAACACGGATTTTATTCAGCTTGAAGAAGATGATGAAATTGATTTCGCTGAGCTCTTCTTTGTCTTAAAGAAAAACATCATTGCAATCGCATTATGTGCGATCATCGGCGCTACGGCAGCATTTGCTTATACTATTAATTTTATGACGCCGATATATACATCATCTTCGATGATCTACATTTTCTCAAAAACAACAAGTATAACAACAGCGGCAGACCTTCAGCTTGGATCACAGCTTACAGTCGATTTTGAGATCCTTGGAACCAGTAGACCGGTTCTTGAGAAGGTAATCATGAACCTGGGCCTTGATACTACTTATGAAGATTTACTACATATAGTAGATATTGAGAATCCTAAGGATTCGCGTATCATCAAGATCACAGTTGAGAATCCTGATCCTGATCTTGCAGCAGACATAGCCAACGAGATCGCAGATGTACTTGCAGACAGAGTTGCACAGGTTATAGATACAGATAAACCTTCATCAGTAGAAGATGCTGTACCGGCTAAGCTTCCAAGTAAGCCTTCTACCAAGAAGAACACAGCGATGGGCTTCATGGCAGGTCTTCTCCTCGCAGCAGGCGTCGTACTTGTCAGATATTATTCTGATAATACTATCAAGGATGAAGATGACGTAAGGAAGTATTTAGGACTTGGAACATTTGCTTCCTTCCCACTTGAAGATTCAATTGCAAAGGATAAGGGAATTATTAATAAGAAGAGGAAGCATAAATCATGA
- a CDS encoding pectinesterase family protein has protein sequence MKKSTKGKILSALMGIPLVTVMATSSLLPGTSFVSNAEEPEQTATSPSDHDTETGNEDDAEIKNEGIDSTEEIVADETTTEEGASEDAVTGETTSEETASEETEEVSSEEVDAKETEEASSDQDTESDKEEKIEEDDIQVYLAEGAPSNAQDGYEHEYEVWDFAGDYLADTDNVSYNNNLSVETINGLYGESVTAGSTGVTLGSFDTVTGLSFYSAKTNNRLRSTNENISRYDDKNKTDASGNTYRGFIYSNSGSTNTTGLKIESLGAGDIVYVMAGSNGNAATYAWGRNLDDEPIQSVKYNKTAGVEELIFYVPEGGDYYLWCLDEKLVVARVYIERANEVTVTGDIDTPSDFTADDAELVFTQLSPDGNKIRTVTTEVEENAGSYSYSVVLDKMYDYTVELTGANGFVIDSTKLTDGLISIDNISDNNLSVDLTVSKVNVVTVKGQFKNLPADKVDALELTITNHDEDRPYTPVLTKTKDTNLFTLELESGQLYDLEASGVDDYELETQTITADEDGTMDIVFKAKDTHMVNITVSGPSEAELSELSLTLTILKTPITGELDSYSYSFTGQDVIDGAIALRDGQYHVEAALPGYEMALTSDIKVNGEDTSKEIVMKKASEESKIAYSEIITVGTDKDYKTISDAIEAIRHMERDDSQRVTIKIDPGNYQEMLIVDVDNVSLVNAAGDDASIELADSGVSVSDKAVRITSYYGHGYTYYSMGEDYRYDEEVLKVNQENGYPSVTNPGSGTATMWNATVYVNADGFEAEGIIFENSFNQYVSELAAEDTIVAMEGAKEGSDGTRNDLEKGSTVVQQKSYVERASALALGNNLSDIVFTNCKVVGRQDTLYGGKMTYAEFNNCEIYGAVDYIFGGMTAIFYQCELKFNTTDNKNDVGYITAAQQSSGRGYLMYECHITSVEAGTDVDSKYYSYTTSKPGYFGRPWQANTSEVVFYNTTIDECDSTLASTYGSSSLIQPAGWLNSLGGEAQMYEYGTTESSGVDNSSARIASWTTWTTSDSVLTTPYLADGTKITLDAFRKNKSGDTDHAWDFSTYGSSISTDYNTASVSADGTITVSSTNGKGKLVPASTDGLAFYYVTIDAANENFTLEADIAVDSWKLSNGQEGFGIMAADAVGINGDTSTFWNNSYMLSATKVSYTGDNGNTYTMKIGVGAQEKKGVTADNLETIKGGDISDFSSTMYTLETSAADEGLEAGTYNMCGNYTNTSGMTDVSTLTTTFHMSIRRNNTGYVLTYSDTEGNIIGSKLFYHPDEGDNLTMIDKDHIYVGFFAARNATIKVTNTSLTTINPSDDDAKEEHPLTYTDLVAGFESADFANQPSYELVYYGNADGILSISDEEGNVVLEETAVTANSKTKTNVTLKAGTNTYVGTFTPDPEFRFDTYEVLTTYDTVTFTITVNYEKGERYVYYVSPDGSKDAKGTKEDPMDIYTAVKVVEPGDKILLAGGTYNLTSTVVVERGIDGTKDQLIYMIADPESKERPVFDFGGNCAGMILASDYWYFQGFDVTNSQNAQKGLQLSGSYNTLDSIHAYRNGNTGIQVSRYKSTDTFEDWPSYNTILNCTSFLNADAGYEDADGFAAKLTVGEGNVFDGCIAAYNADDGWDLFAKVETGAIGAVTIKNSVAFMNGYVLDEVGNLIDAGNGNGFKMGGSSIAGGHMLINSVAFCNKAKGIDSNSCPDIQVTNSTSYNNGSYNVAFYTNDASNTAFLANGVISYRNDGGTDDQIKLKGSQDEANVYNESNYYMISGSSTNTESVTVDDSWFVSVDADAAIGSSMTSSSKDLICGITRNEDGTINMNGFLVLAESSGKNAGATVEGQNSEKIEVPTSEANMSKDTSEDLDGKFVRKWFNVYYQLSDGTYLTGLHKIEGNLYFFYESGAMARNTFITVSEKTYYFDDMGQAVKGFLTLWFFNTYYFGEDFELENSGFFTVGDFTYYARQDGRIVNNDFVNISQDDGTVLTYFFDSKGHMATGFVTRWIWNTYYFDSNGVMVTNSFVSAGDSTYYFAADGLMVRYWQTIDGKQYYFGSDGKMVKGCIEMWWNIYVFDDNGVLIESHSIYERACNWANKRFGITIRI, from the coding sequence ATGAAAAAATCCACAAAAGGTAAGATTTTATCTGCTTTAATGGGCATTCCATTAGTGACCGTTATGGCTACATCTTCTTTATTACCGGGAACATCTTTTGTTTCTAATGCAGAAGAACCCGAGCAGACAGCAACTTCGCCTTCAGATCATGACACCGAAACAGGAAATGAAGATGATGCTGAAATTAAAAATGAAGGCATAGACAGTACAGAAGAAATAGTCGCTGATGAAACAACCACTGAAGAGGGTGCCTCTGAAGATGCAGTCACTGGAGAGACAACCTCTGAAGAAACGGCTTCTGAAGAAACAGAAGAAGTATCTTCTGAAGAAGTAGACGCTAAAGAAACAGAAGAAGCATCTTCTGATCAGGATACCGAATCAGATAAAGAAGAAAAAATAGAGGAGGATGATATACAGGTATATCTTGCAGAAGGAGCGCCTTCAAATGCCCAGGATGGATACGAGCATGAATATGAGGTCTGGGATTTTGCAGGTGATTATCTGGCTGATACCGATAATGTCTCATATAATAACAATTTATCTGTTGAAACTATCAACGGTTTATATGGAGAGTCTGTTACAGCAGGATCAACAGGCGTAACTCTTGGCAGCTTTGATACTGTAACAGGACTTTCTTTTTATAGTGCCAAGACCAATAACAGATTGAGATCAACTAATGAGAATATCTCCAGATATGATGATAAGAATAAGACAGATGCATCCGGAAACACTTATAGAGGATTTATATATTCAAACAGTGGAAGCACAAATACTACCGGTCTTAAGATTGAGAGCCTGGGCGCTGGTGATATCGTATATGTGATGGCAGGTTCTAATGGTAATGCAGCTACCTATGCATGGGGCAGGAATCTGGATGATGAGCCTATTCAGAGCGTAAAGTATAACAAAACAGCAGGAGTAGAGGAGCTTATCTTCTACGTGCCTGAAGGCGGTGATTATTACCTTTGGTGCCTGGATGAAAAGCTCGTTGTAGCCAGAGTATATATAGAAAGAGCAAATGAGGTAACAGTAACAGGTGATATCGATACGCCATCCGATTTTACAGCAGATGACGCTGAGCTTGTTTTCACACAGTTATCGCCGGATGGAAATAAGATCAGAACTGTTACAACAGAAGTTGAGGAAAATGCCGGTTCTTATTCATACAGCGTAGTGCTTGATAAAATGTATGACTATACAGTAGAACTGACAGGCGCCAACGGATTTGTTATAGACTCAACAAAGTTAACAGATGGTCTTATATCCATAGATAATATATCTGATAATAATCTTTCTGTAGATCTTACTGTATCAAAGGTTAATGTTGTTACAGTAAAAGGACAGTTCAAAAATTTGCCAGCAGATAAAGTAGACGCTCTTGAACTAACGATAACAAATCATGACGAAGACAGACCATACACACCTGTTCTTACAAAAACAAAAGATACAAATCTGTTTACACTTGAGCTGGAGAGCGGACAGCTTTATGATCTTGAGGCATCAGGTGTTGACGATTATGAACTTGAGACACAGACGATAACAGCAGATGAAGATGGAACTATGGATATAGTATTTAAAGCCAAAGATACACACATGGTAAATATTACTGTATCAGGCCCATCTGAAGCTGAGTTATCAGAACTTTCTCTTACATTAACTATTTTAAAGACTCCGATCACAGGTGAGCTTGACTCCTATAGTTATAGCTTTACAGGTCAGGATGTCATCGATGGAGCAATTGCACTTCGAGATGGTCAGTATCACGTAGAAGCAGCGCTTCCAGGATATGAGATGGCACTTACATCTGATATCAAAGTAAATGGAGAAGACACATCTAAAGAAATCGTAATGAAGAAAGCTTCTGAAGAGAGTAAAATAGCCTATTCAGAAATAATAACAGTTGGTACGGATAAGGATTATAAGACTATAAGTGATGCTATTGAAGCTATCCGTCATATGGAAAGAGATGATAGCCAGAGAGTAACTATCAAGATTGATCCAGGTAATTATCAGGAGATGCTTATAGTCGATGTGGATAACGTATCTTTGGTCAACGCAGCCGGAGATGACGCCAGCATAGAACTGGCAGATTCCGGCGTATCTGTTTCTGATAAAGCAGTAAGGATCACATCATATTATGGTCATGGATATACATACTATTCTATGGGAGAGGATTACAGATATGATGAAGAGGTACTGAAGGTTAATCAGGAAAATGGATATCCTTCAGTTACAAACCCGGGATCCGGAACAGCAACAATGTGGAATGCAACAGTATACGTTAATGCTGATGGATTCGAAGCAGAAGGGATCATATTTGAAAACTCTTTTAACCAGTATGTATCAGAACTTGCAGCAGAAGATACAATTGTGGCTATGGAAGGAGCTAAAGAAGGCTCTGATGGAACAAGAAATGACCTTGAAAAGGGAAGCACAGTTGTACAGCAGAAATCTTATGTAGAAAGAGCATCAGCTCTGGCTCTTGGCAATAATCTTTCAGATATTGTGTTTACTAATTGTAAAGTAGTAGGCCGTCAGGATACTTTATATGGCGGAAAAATGACTTATGCTGAGTTCAACAACTGCGAAATCTACGGTGCTGTAGACTACATATTTGGCGGAATGACAGCAATATTCTACCAGTGCGAACTTAAATTTAATACAACTGATAACAAGAACGATGTGGGATATATTACTGCCGCTCAGCAGTCATCAGGCCGTGGTTATCTGATGTATGAATGCCACATAACAAGTGTAGAAGCAGGAACAGATGTAGACAGCAAATATTATAGCTATACAACAAGTAAACCCGGTTATTTTGGAAGACCATGGCAGGCTAATACCAGTGAGGTAGTATTCTATAATACAACGATTGATGAATGTGACAGTACCCTTGCCTCCACATATGGAAGCAGCTCTCTTATCCAGCCTGCAGGATGGCTTAATTCTCTCGGCGGCGAGGCGCAGATGTACGAATACGGAACCACAGAGTCATCAGGAGTAGATAATTCATCTGCAAGAATTGCCTCGTGGACAACATGGACCACTTCTGACAGCGTACTCACAACCCCTTATTTGGCCGATGGTACAAAAATAACACTTGATGCGTTTAGAAAAAATAAATCGGGAGATACAGATCATGCATGGGATTTTTCAACTTATGGATCTTCAATTTCAACTGATTATAATACAGCAAGTGTTAGTGCAGATGGCACTATAACAGTTTCGTCTACTAATGGAAAAGGAAAGCTTGTTCCAGCTTCCACTGATGGCCTTGCTTTCTACTATGTAACAATTGATGCAGCAAACGAGAACTTTACACTGGAAGCCGACATTGCTGTTGACAGCTGGAAGTTATCCAATGGTCAGGAAGGCTTTGGAATCATGGCAGCTGATGCTGTTGGTATAAACGGTGATACATCTACATTCTGGAACAACTCATACATGCTATCTGCTACCAAGGTTTCATATACAGGTGATAACGGCAATACATATACCATGAAAATAGGTGTAGGAGCGCAGGAAAAGAAAGGTGTTACAGCTGATAATCTTGAAACCATAAAAGGCGGAGACATAAGTGATTTTTCAAGTACAATGTATACACTTGAAACCAGTGCAGCTGACGAAGGCCTTGAAGCAGGAACCTATAACATGTGTGGTAATTACACCAACACGTCAGGAATGACAGATGTTTCAACGCTTACAACAACCTTCCATATGTCTATAAGAAGAAATAACACAGGTTATGTATTAACATATTCAGATACTGAAGGCAATATAATAGGTTCTAAGCTTTTCTATCACCCGGATGAAGGCGATAATCTTACCATGATAGATAAGGATCACATCTATGTAGGATTCTTCGCTGCAAGAAATGCAACGATAAAAGTGACTAACACATCACTAACAACAATAAACCCATCTGATGATGATGCAAAAGAAGAACATCCTCTTACATATACCGATCTTGTTGCCGGATTTGAATCTGCAGATTTTGCAAATCAGCCTTCTTATGAACTTGTATATTATGGCAACGCAGACGGAATTCTTTCAATATCAGATGAAGAAGGAAATGTAGTACTTGAAGAAACAGCGGTAACTGCTAACAGCAAAACAAAAACAAATGTTACGTTAAAAGCCGGTACAAATACATATGTTGGAACCTTTACACCGGATCCTGAGTTCAGATTTGATACCTATGAAGTATTAACAACATATGATACCGTAACATTTACCATTACGGTCAATTATGAAAAGGGAGAAAGATACGTATACTATGTAAGTCCAGATGGATCAAAAGATGCTAAGGGAACCAAAGAAGATCCAATGGATATCTATACTGCTGTAAAAGTAGTTGAACCTGGAGATAAGATTCTTCTTGCAGGAGGAACCTATAATCTTACAAGCACAGTTGTAGTAGAAAGAGGAATTGATGGAACCAAAGATCAGCTTATCTATATGATAGCTGATCCGGAATCTAAAGAAAGACCTGTATTTGATTTTGGAGGAAACTGTGCAGGTATGATACTTGCAAGTGACTACTGGTACTTCCAGGGATTTGATGTAACTAATTCCCAGAATGCTCAAAAGGGTCTGCAGCTTTCAGGATCATACAATACACTTGATAGTATCCATGCTTACAGAAATGGAAATACAGGTATTCAGGTAAGCCGTTACAAATCAACAGATACCTTTGAAGACTGGCCTTCATACAACACAATTCTTAACTGCACATCTTTCCTTAATGCAGATGCAGGATATGAAGATGCAGACGGATTTGCAGCAAAGCTTACGGTTGGAGAAGGTAACGTGTTCGATGGATGTATAGCAGCTTATAATGCAGACGATGGCTGGGATCTATTTGCCAAGGTAGAAACAGGAGCTATAGGTGCAGTAACCATAAAGAACAGCGTTGCATTTATGAACGGTTATGTTCTTGATGAAGTAGGTAACCTTATAGATGCAGGAAATGGTAACGGATTTAAAATGGGCGGATCTTCTATCGCTGGAGGGCATATGCTTATAAATTCTGTAGCTTTCTGTAACAAAGCTAAGGGAATTGATTCAAATAGCTGCCCTGACATTCAGGTTACTAACAGCACATCTTATAACAATGGCTCATATAATGTAGCTTTCTATACCAATGATGCTTCAAATACTGCATTTCTTGCAAACGGTGTGATCTCATACAGAAATGATGGAGGCACAGACGATCAGATCAAGCTTAAAGGCTCACAGGATGAGGCAAACGTATATAACGAATCTAATTACTACATGATAAGCGGATCATCTACTAACACAGAATCTGTCACTGTTGATGATTCATGGTTCGTATCAGTAGATGCAGATGCTGCTATCGGTTCTTCAATGACATCGTCATCAAAAGACCTTATCTGCGGCATTACGCGTAATGAAGATGGAACCATAAATATGAATGGATTCCTTGTACTTGCAGAATCATCTGGCAAGAACGCAGGAGCTACAGTAGAAGGACAGAATTCTGAAAAGATTGAAGTACCAACTAGTGAAGCGAATATGTCAAAAGACACTTCAGAGGACCTTGATGGAAAATTTGTAAGAAAATGGTTCAATGTTTATTATCAGCTCTCTGACGGAACATACCTGACAGGACTTCATAAGATAGAAGGAAACCTTTATTTCTTCTATGAAAGTGGTGCAATGGCAAGAAACACATTCATAACTGTCTCTGAAAAGACCTATTATTTTGATGATATGGGCCAGGCAGTTAAGGGATTCCTAACATTATGGTTCTTCAATACATACTATTTTGGCGAAGACTTCGAACTTGAGAATTCAGGTTTCTTTACAGTAGGAGATTTTACCTACTATGCTCGTCAAGATGGAAGAATCGTAAATAATGATTTTGTAAATATAAGTCAGGATGATGGAACTGTTCTTACATACTTCTTTGATAGTAAAGGACATATGGCAACGGGATTTGTGACAAGATGGATATGGAATACATACTACTTCGATTCCAATGGAGTAATGGTTACGAATTCCTTTGTTTCAGCCGGAGATAGCACATATTACTTTGCTGCAGATGGTTTGATGGTTCGCTATTGGCAGACCATAGACGGAAAGCAGTACTATTTTGGAAGTGATGGGAAAATGGTTAAAGGTTGCATTGAAATGTGGTGGAACATCTATGTATTTGATGATAACGGAGTGCTTATTGAAAGCCACAGCATTTATGAAAGAGCATGCAACTGGGCCAATAAACGTTTTGGAATTACTATAAGGATCTGA
- a CDS encoding DNA polymerase IV, translated as MDNTRKIIFHVDVNSAFLSWSAVKILKDDPNAVDLRTIPSAVGGDVESRHGIITAKSIPAKKYGVTTGEPVVKAMQKCPNLVMVHSDFKTYREYSGKFIEILRTYSNIIEQVSIDEAFIDMTKPVTDMYKLEGSHDSDKEDARKEIALILAGKIKDEIKNTLGFTVNVGVSSNKLLAKMASDFEKPDKIHTLFPNEIRKKMWPLPIGELFGCGKQTSARLSELGMRTIGAVAQTDLRILQDILGVKQGSYIYQSCNGIGSSDVNPAEEDAKSYSNETTTRSDITFDNYEKEMPQIIKWLSESVAKRLQRDGMFASTVSVSVKTDTFQRRSKQMGIGDSTNDEDVLYEKATKLMSELALGENGILAQGYSIRLVGVGAADLDRGEYRQMSLFDMNVQGSSSGTKGTRDSQRAEKQRKLREMTKTIEAKYGEGIIHKGRDHYNHK; from the coding sequence ATGGATAACACGAGAAAAATAATATTTCATGTAGATGTAAACAGTGCTTTTCTTTCATGGAGCGCTGTAAAAATATTAAAAGATGACCCAAACGCTGTAGATCTTAGGACAATCCCTTCTGCGGTTGGCGGTGATGTCGAAAGTAGACATGGCATTATTACCGCCAAATCAATCCCTGCAAAAAAATATGGAGTTACAACAGGAGAACCTGTAGTTAAGGCGATGCAAAAATGCCCTAATCTTGTTATGGTGCATAGTGATTTCAAGACCTATAGGGAATACTCTGGTAAATTTATAGAGATCTTACGGACATATTCAAATATAATAGAGCAGGTCTCAATTGACGAAGCCTTTATCGATATGACAAAGCCGGTTACTGACATGTATAAGTTAGAAGGCAGCCATGATAGTGATAAAGAAGATGCTCGTAAGGAAATTGCTCTGATCCTTGCAGGTAAGATCAAGGATGAAATAAAAAATACCCTTGGATTTACAGTCAATGTCGGAGTTTCGTCCAATAAGCTTCTTGCAAAAATGGCTTCGGACTTTGAAAAGCCTGATAAGATACATACTCTTTTTCCAAATGAGATAAGAAAAAAGATGTGGCCTCTACCTATAGGAGAACTCTTTGGCTGCGGTAAACAGACATCAGCAAGGCTCTCTGAGCTTGGAATGCGAACGATAGGCGCGGTTGCTCAGACTGATCTTCGTATCCTTCAGGATATATTAGGCGTAAAACAGGGAAGCTACATATATCAAAGTTGTAACGGTATAGGAAGTAGCGATGTCAATCCCGCTGAAGAAGATGCAAAGAGCTATTCCAATGAGACAACGACAAGATCTGATATTACCTTTGATAATTATGAAAAAGAAATGCCACAGATAATTAAATGGCTTTCTGAATCAGTAGCAAAACGCCTTCAAAGAGACGGCATGTTTGCATCAACCGTATCCGTCAGCGTCAAAACAGATACATTCCAAAGACGTTCAAAGCAGATGGGTATTGGAGATTCAACCAATGACGAAGATGTATTATATGAAAAAGCTACAAAGCTAATGAGCGAACTGGCACTTGGAGAAAACGGTATACTGGCGCAAGGATATAGCATAAGACTTGTTGGAGTAGGTGCTGCAGATCTGGATAGAGGCGAATACAGACAGATGAGCCTCTTTGACATGAATGTACAAGGAAGCAGTTCCGGTACAAAAGGAACAAGAGATTCCCAAAGAGCTGAAAAACAGCGTAAACTTCGTGAAATGACCAAAACTATTGAAGCTAAATATGGTGAAGGGATAATTCATAAAGGAAGAGATCATTATAATCATAAGTAA
- a CDS encoding bifunctional UDP-sugar hydrolase/5'-nucleotidase, translated as MKSKKFLKQLFAMLLALILVIASGITHVQVHAEDFSADIRTILDVPMDLSGKTIIIHTNDVHGAISRYAYVASVRDNFEKRGADVILVDAGDFSQGTPYVSTTKGFDAITMMNAAGYDFVTLGNHEFDYGYEQLRSNLNFAKFKVLCANITNPDGKNLFTPNAIYTNASGLKIGFFGMETPETKTKVNPSMIKGVNFLNKEENYVCAQGQVDELKAQGVDLVICLSHLGVDEESAFDGNRSIDMYANTTGIDFIIDGHSHTVMTQGSAGEPIQSTGTKVDNIGIIEIDNATKQIDDHFLITLQNLAQEVTTSANANLIFQRVNNEYDKVLGHTAIDLNGERDPGNRTEETNLGDLITDAIKWSVLKEGGSITVPEDHVVAITNGGGIRASIEAGSITKNDINTVLPFGNTVAVVYITGAELLEVLEASTFCTPTAIGGYPQTSGIKFTIDTTKEFQQGEAYPDSTYYAPAAITRVTIESINGQPFSLTDTYAVVTNNFCASGGDTYYRFLSASDQFDTGIVMDEAVMAYVSEVLGGTVTADKYGAVRGDQTIIK; from the coding sequence ATGAAAAGTAAGAAGTTCTTGAAACAGTTATTTGCAATGCTGCTTGCACTGATTCTTGTCATTGCATCAGGAATCACTCATGTGCAGGTACATGCAGAGGATTTTTCAGCGGATATCAGAACTATTCTTGATGTACCGATGGATTTATCCGGCAAGACTATCATCATTCACACCAATGATGTTCATGGTGCTATCAGTAGATATGCATATGTAGCATCTGTTCGCGATAACTTCGAAAAACGTGGTGCTGATGTTATTCTTGTTGATGCAGGTGATTTTAGTCAGGGCACACCTTATGTAAGCACTACTAAGGGATTTGATGCGATCACAATGATGAATGCTGCAGGTTATGACTTTGTAACTCTTGGCAATCATGAATTTGATTATGGCTATGAACAGCTCAGATCAAATCTGAACTTTGCTAAATTCAAAGTTCTGTGTGCTAATATTACAAATCCTGATGGAAAAAATCTTTTCACTCCAAATGCAATCTATACTAATGCTTCAGGTCTTAAGATCGGTTTCTTCGGAATGGAGACTCCTGAGACTAAGACTAAAGTTAATCCTTCTATGATCAAAGGCGTTAACTTCCTTAATAAGGAAGAAAATTATGTATGCGCACAGGGACAGGTTGATGAGCTTAAAGCCCAGGGTGTAGATCTTGTTATCTGTCTGTCTCACCTTGGTGTAGATGAAGAATCAGCTTTTGATGGTAACAGAAGTATTGATATGTACGCTAATACTACCGGTATTGATTTCATAATCGACGGTCATTCACACACTGTAATGACTCAGGGTAGTGCTGGTGAGCCTATTCAGTCAACCGGTACAAAGGTTGATAATATCGGTATTATCGAGATCGATAATGCAACTAAGCAGATCGATGATCATTTCCTTATTACTCTTCAGAATCTTGCTCAGGAAGTTACAACTTCCGCTAACGCAAACCTTATTTTCCAGAGAGTAAATAATGAATATGACAAGGTTCTTGGTCATACAGCTATCGATCTTAACGGCGAGCGTGATCCAGGTAACAGAACTGAGGAGACAAACCTTGGTGATCTTATAACTGATGCTATTAAGTGGTCAGTTCTTAAGGAAGGCGGATCTATCACAGTTCCTGAAGATCATGTTGTTGCTATCACTAACGGTGGTGGTATCAGAGCTTCTATTGAGGCTGGAAGCATCACAAAGAATGATATCAATACAGTTCTTCCATTTGGAAACACTGTAGCAGTAGTATATATTACAGGTGCTGAGCTTCTGGAAGTTCTTGAAGCATCAACATTCTGTACTCCTACAGCAATTGGTGGTTATCCTCAGACTTCAGGTATCAAGTTCACAATAGATACAACTAAAGAATTCCAGCAGGGTGAAGCTTATCCGGATTCAACATACTATGCTCCGGCAGCCATCACTCGTGTAACTATTGAGAGTATTAATGGTCAGCCATTCTCACTTACTGATACATATGCAGTTGTTACTAACAACTTCTGCGCATCCGGTGGTGATACATATTACAGATTCTTATCTGCAAGTGATCAGTTCGATACAGGTATAGTTATGGACGAAGCTGTTATGGCTTATGTTTCAGAAGTACTTGGCGGAACTGTTACAGCTGATAAGTATGGTGCTGTAAGAGGCGATCAGACAATAATCAAATAA